The region ccacgtagtatattgcccagccacatagtatactgcccagccacgtagtatattgccgagccacgtcgtatattgcccagccacatagtatactgcccagccacatagtatactgcccagccacatagtatgctgcccagccacatagtatactgcccagtcacgtagtatattgcccagccacgtagtatattggccagacacatagtatactgcccagtcacgtagtatagtgcccagccacatagtatactgcccagtcacgtagtatattgcccagcccacgtagtatatagcaatgtgggcatcatatccctgttaaaaaaacagaattaaaataaaaaatagttacatactcacctgccGGAGCCTCAGGATCGAAGCAGCCGGTTACCGACACtcgtcgcgcgctccggtctgaagattgcattgcggtctcgcgagatgatgacgtagcggtctagcgagaccgcacgtcatcatctcgcgagatcgcagcatggaccggttaccggagcgtcgcgagcagggaaggcctgttgtggatccgaggggccgacggacggtgagtatataacgattttttttttttattattatttttaacattagatatttttacttttgacgccgcataggcagcatcaatagtaaaacgttggtcacacagggttaatagcagcgttaaccgaccacggcatagcgcggtcggttaacgctgccattaaccctgtgtgagcgctgactggaggggagtacggagtgggcactgactgcggggaggaaggagcggccattttcttccggactgtgcccgtcgctgattggtcgcggcagccatgacaggcagctggcgagaccaatcagcgaatgaataaccgtgacagacagacagacatacagacagaaggacagacagacggaagtgacgcttagacaattatatagtagatatacagtacagtaaaaatgtttggacacaccttctcatttaaagatttttctgtattttcatggctatgaaaataatataattcacactgaaggcatcaaaactatgaattaacacatgtggaattacatacaaaaaagtgtgaaacaactgaaaatatgccttatattctaggttcttcaaagtagccaccttttgctttgatgactgctttgcacactcttggcattctcttgatgagcttcaagaggttgtcaccggaaatggttttcacttcataggtgtgccctatcaggtttaataagtgggatttcttgccttataaatggggttgggaccatcagttgtgttgtgcagaagtctggtggatacacagctgatagtcctattgaatagactgttagaatttgtattatggcaagaaaaaagcaactaagtaaagaaaaacaagtggccatcattactttaaaaaatgaaggtcagtcagtctgaaaaattgggaaaactttgaaagtgtccccaagtgcagtggcaaaaaccatcaagcgctacaaagaaactggctcacatgaggaccgccccaggaaaggaagaccaagagtcacctctgcttctgaggatacgtttatccgagtcaccagcctcagaaatgcaggttaacagcagctcagattagagaccaggtcattgccacacagagttctagcagcagacacatctctacaacaactgttaagaggagactgtgtagcaggccttcatggtaaaatagctgctaggaaaccactgctaaggacaggcaacaagcagaagagacttttttggtctaaagaacacaatgaatggacattagaccactggaaatctgtgctttggtctgatgagtccaaatttgagatctttggttccaaccaccgtgtctttgtgtgacacagaaaaggggaacggatggactctacatgcctggttcccaccgtaaagcatggaggaggaggaggtgtgatgatgtgggggtgctttgctggtgacactgttggggatttattcaaaattgaaggcatactgaaccagcatggttaccacagtatcttgcagcggcatgctattccatcaggtttgcgtttagttagaccatcatttatttttcaacaggacaatgaccccaaacacaccttcaggctgtgtaagggctatttgaccaagaaggagagtgatggggtggtcaccagacctgaacccaatcgagatggtttggggtaagctggaccgcagagtgaaggcaaaagggccaacaagtgctaagcatctctgggaactccttcaagattgttggaagaccattcccggtgactacctcttgaagcttatcaagagaatgccaagagtgtgcaaagcagtcatcaaagcaaaaggtggcttctttgaagaacctagaatatcagacataatttcagttgtttcacacttttttgttaagtatataatcccacatgtgttaattcatagttttgatgccttcagtgtaaattaaCGATTTTcatctgaaaatacagaaaaatctttaaataagaaggtgtgtccaaacttttgctctgtactgtatatatatcaatttttttttttacaatctaactatggggttagcaatgggggtgtcttatagacgcctctccgttactaatccctgggcttgatgtcagccgcCATAACACAACTGAAatcaaccacacaaatattacTCCACTTACCTCAgcaccagggtaagtgggaagggctgggcaaagtgccagaattggccatcaatatctatggccccttccaaGTCTTAGAATAACACCCCTACCCCACCCTCAGCTTTTtattttagcttggctggttgtcaaaaatgtatttaaacaataattaaaaaaaaggcatgGGGCCCCTCTTCTTgacaaccagccatgataaagctgacagctggggttgCAGCACGCAGCTGTTGGATTTTGCCTgcgttggttgtcaaaaatagaagaGTCTCCACATAATTTTTATGTATTTGTAGCACAGACGCTGGTTGATGAATACTCTCATGAGcctcacctgctctcactgttatcagcgtcAGCAAGTGTATCCTGAGGTGAGTCGCACTCTGTTATCAGCTGACACCTGTGAAcggcggtaacctttttactgctggtcacagctgctggctcacacactgTCATCAGTATGATAAACAATGGAGGTATGGGTGCCAAATTCATCTGAATAAGGTTCGAGTTCTGGActgaactttttttaaatgttcggtCCTACCCAAACATCCATGGTTCTCCCATCACTAATACTGAAGCATCTAATGCGTGCACAGATCATTATAGAGGGAGAGGGGGTAGAGgtcagctgtaacatcacctattttaAACATAGAAAGatatatggaaaaaaaattaaaaacactgtTTCTTTAATGATGAATTTTATATGAAAGTGTGATATAAACCTATTCCTTTAACATTTGTAGGCCTAGGTCCAGGAGAAGCAAGTCTGATAGCTTAGATTTTGCGGTCATACAGTTTGGTGGACATTTTTTAGAGTATTACTCTATGAGGGCCATGAAAGGGGTTTAGCAATGGATTAGAGTACTAAGGAACTTCAGTATGTATTACTGTATCTGCTGTAATACATGTCTCTCTCCGTGACTTTAAAAGTTGGAAGGTATGACCCTTCCCCCTCACCTACTACTTTGGAAGAAGGAGGGGAGGGGTGTGAGGCTTGTAGAGAGGGGCCATATTAGGACTTTTGCTATAGAGATCTGTGATTTCAATGCACCCCACTGTATCCTAGCCATTGCAAAATAGCTGTCTCACCTACTTTACTCCCCAGGCTATATCCCAGACTGCTGTATACTACAAATGGCTAGTAAGACATTAAATGCTTCAGTTAGTAAAGAGATTATCCACGTTTTACAATCCATTTAAAGGGCACTTGTCACCATTTTTGTGTCATACCAGCTAAAAATATGACCATACTAAGCGTTTGCTGTGCATTCTGTAAATATTTATGCAACCCTCTGACTTCTCCCAGTATAGCCCTGAAAaaccttttttatttctttatttctggTACATGGAAGTAATTCCAGTAGATAAGCCAGAAATACGTTTGCCTGCGCATGCGTGCTTCTGCTTTGCCCGCAGTCTCCATGTAATGTACCTGCTGGACCATCCAGATTAGGAATATCTGTTGCTGCTTTCCTATTTGTTTTGCAGTTCCATAAAAAAGTCTTTGTCCCTCTTGGAAAATTAAAACCATGCATCTTTAGTTACATTTGTATATGTAccgtatgttttttttaaaaaaatgcatgtttcAAAAAACTGAATAGACCATTTTGGTTTTTTTGCAGTTGACCAGAAGATGAAGAAAAGCCACCATAAGCAGGTCCTGACTTGTGGCTGTCTACTTTTGTTGGtcctttttattattttatggaTCTCGAAGAATTTGTCAACTATAACCCAAAGGAAGGAAATATATCCTGTGTTCATACAAAGGACATCAAAAGACAATGTTGACAAGACCCAACttctcattcttgtctggacttggCCATTTGGAGAATTATTTCCTTTGGACACTTGTCAGTCTATTTACGGCATTTCAGGATGCACTTTGACAGCAGATCGTAAGATGCTAAGTCAAGCTGACGCGGTGATTATCCATCATTTTGACATCATGCATAACAAAGACCTGCCTCAGGGGTCAAGACCAGGCTATCAACGTTGGATTTGGTTTAACATTGAACCTCCCATTATCACAGAAAACCTCAAGATGTTAGACAATCTCATAAACCTAACTATGACTTATCGAGAAGACTCTGACATTTTTCTTCCTTATGGTTTTCTAAAACCACTGAAGGAACCACAAGCTTTCAAAATCCCTTCAAAATCTAAGTTGGTTTCCTGGGTGGTAAGTAAATGGTACCCAAGCAATAAGCGCACATCTTACTATGAGGAACTGAAAAATTACATCCAAATTGATGTATATGGAAAGGAACACAAAGAACTGAGCTGGGataatttttatagcaccatttcacAATATAAATTTTATTTAGCATTTGAAAATTCTGACCATAAGGACTATATTACGGAGAAGCTGTGGATCAATTCTTTTAATGTAGGTGTTGTTCCTGTTGTCCTTGGAGCCTCTCGTAAAAACTATGAACGCTTTATCCCTCCTGACTCCTTTATTCATGTGGATGATTTCCATAGTCCGAAGGAGCTGGCACTGTTTCTATTAGAGTTGGACAAAGACGATCTAAGATATGAACAATATTTTAAATGGAAATCAAAATATGGTCTAGTTGTAGAACAAGGTTGGGATAATTATTACTGTAAAGCGTGCAGAGAGCTACAAGAAAAGCCAGGTTATAAGGTTATTCCCAGTGtggaaaaatggttttttagctaacaggaatgtgtcatcagaaaatgacttgtCTAAATCAAGGTTttaatgtgtgagtgtgtgtatgtatatatttaaaaccttgatatatatgtgtatatatacactcaccggccactttattaggtacaccatgctagtaacgggttggacccccttttgccttcagaactgcctcaattcttcgtggcatatattcaacaaggtgctggaagcattcctcagagattgtggtccatattgacatgatggcatcacacagttgccgcagatttgtcagctgcacatcccaaagatgctccatacaaggcaggatggatcgatgctttcatgttgtttacgccaaattctgaccctaccatccgaatgtcgcagcagaaatcgagactcatcagaccaagcaacgtttttccaatcttctactgtccaatttcgatgagcttgtacaaattgtagcctcagtttcctgttcttagctgaaaggagtggtacccggtgtggtcttctgctgctgtagcccatctgcctcaaagttcgacgcactgtgcgttcagagatgctcttaggcctaccttggttgtaacgggtggcgatttgagtcactgttgcctttctatcagctcgaaccagtctgcccattctcctctgacctctggcatcaacaaggcatttccgcccacagaactgccgctcactggattttttttctttttcggaccattctctgtaaaccctagagatggttgtgcgtgaaaatcccagtagatcagcagtttctgaaatactcagaccagcctttctggcaccaacaaccatgccacgttcaaaggcactcaaatcacctttcttccccatactgatgcttgatttgaactgcaggagattgtcttgaccatgtctacatgcctaaatgcactgagttgccgccatgtgattggctgattagaaattaagtgttaacaagaagttggacaggtgtacctaataaagtggccggtgagtgtatattatattgaaaaaaattgaagcaaaaaacttTGCAGTTTTTGCACTGGTTTGTAGGCCTAATAATAGTCTTATACATGGGTTTTTCAGCAATACAATTATCAAATATGGCAGTATAAATCGGAGCGAGATTGAAACGCCGTGCATGAACTGGTTGGTGGTTCTCCCAACCCAAGTGTCAGAGTCCTTCTTCATTAGGTTTTTATTCGtttgtctgaccatacagggacatggtctgatcaaaccacagctcttgggcaggggaggaagcaaagagGATATAGAGAGAAATAGCTGAGATCCTGTGCTGTCCTTCCTGTCTCCTCTCTTTttcttcctcctctgcccaggagctgtggtatgatcagaccatgttcctgcacggtcagacacagccattacacagtacacaggggcacattaataagattatctcagtacaggagcatttttttttttacatatctaaTTGTGGAAATGATTATTCCAAGATATTTAATGAAAATGTTCTGTGTTTTCATGTGAAAACCTTTTTGCCAAGAGAGCCAATCTATAAGAGCATTAGTTTATGAAAACTATTTATTCATGTTAGAAAAAAAACGTAAACAACAAGATCTCTGCTTTCTGTCAGTGAATGAATAGATGCatccattctttaacccctttatgaataATGAGGGCCATAGCATATCATGAGCGGCTGTCAGTTTTCGCACGGCGACGTGCTATGTCTGTCATGCTGTAAACAGGCAGTGACAGTTCGTTCCGACAGCTGAGAAGCATGGGAAGAGGTGCAGGAACTCATGTCAGTGGTCCCCACACTCAGAGAGCTGGGTTTGGTCAGTCAGTCAGGCTGACCGATAACAACACCCAATCATTGTAGAAGCTCAGCGCAGTTTACAGTTGTGAGAGCCAGGGATGGTACCAGCACCACCCCTGGCTCATTAATGCTTGAGGTGTCGTGATTGCGACATTTGGAAGGTTGTGAAAGAGAGGTGGCTCCCTCTCTCATCCCCCATCGGCACAATGAAGATGAAACCACGGGGAGACGATGATTATTATGGCACCCACAGGTCAAACAATGACCTCCTGGTGTGCCACGTACGGTAGGTGGCCTGTTACATCCAGCCACAGGCAGCGTATAACATGCGATCTGCCTGTGTAACAACACAGGTCTCATGCATTGAAATgttggtgcattgcaatgcatgatGTATAAGCAAAAAagcataaggctatgtgcctaTGATCAGGAATAGCTGCATTTTGGATGTAGCGTATTTTCGCTATGTTCTAGTGAATTCTGCATGTGTTCGGTGAACCATGCAGATTTACCACATCTAATAAATGGCTATGGGTGAAACTACGCAGTGGAAGCTGGCATCTCTGTTGTAGATAGTTAACATGCTGCGGCTCATAAACTCGCACCGCAAGGGAAGGGTACGCAGCATTAAATAAAAGAACAGTGGGCATAGATTTTATAGAAATCTCTTCTACTTCTAAGGTAGAACGCAGCAtttttagttaaccccttcattgaacaccttaaaaaaaaaaaagtggcaaaaaacggAGGTTTTTCATCATATCGCAAggaaaaagtgtaataaaaagcaatcaaaaagaccAATACATAAAATTGTAATCACACCGACTTGATGAATAAAATCATTtactcacttataccgcacaaggaacaacgttaaaaaacagaaaaattctatcagcacttacactggggtttccatgtaaatctctgaaacacgtgattcagacggaaccctcaATAGATTCCCTATGAttaggcagatgaaggcactgtggacgccatctggtCTATGTCCTGGCGGTGTCTATCTTTTTAAAATGCGCAGTCGCCACAGTTCTGTGCATCTCTGAAAAGCTGTATACTGCCATACTGAGTCCAGtcctgctgtctcattatagtgaatggatccaaattttgcactccaaaagtcaaataggacTCCTTCTGTTCTGAACCCTACAATGAGCCCGGACAGTAATTTTCCACCACATTTGGGCTAGCacagtactcagaagaaattgcacgacaagttttaaattacattttctcttgttacacttttgaaaatgaaaaatatggggctaaaacaacatttttatgggaatttttattttagttattttttttctattttcattagaaaattctgtgaaacacctgggggcttaagatgctcaccacacttataagttccttgagaggtgtagtttccaaaatggagtgacTTTTggaaggtttctactgtttaggcacatcaggggctctgcaaacgctacATGGTGCTCGTTCTCGATTCAAGCCAATTCGCATTCAAAAAATCTAACGGTTCCTTTCCTTCCGAGCAGTGCCttgtggccaaacagtagttttccctcacatgtGGGATATTgacatactcgggagaaattgcacaacaaattttgaggtccgctttctcctGTTTaccccaaattttattttttttaaacggtaagtaacatttttgtgaaaaagtaaaatgtaaatttttttccttccacgttactTTTTAactcctgtgaaaaacctgaagggttaatacatttcatgaatgtggttttgagcactttgaggcatgcagtttttagaatggcgtcagTTTTTGgtaaacccctcaaagtcacttcaaatgttatgtggttaaaaaaaatggttttgtaaattttgctggaaaaattaatTGTCTCTGGAAAATATGActcggtcattaacgtacaaagtggcttggtccttaagggaTAAACCTCTCAAGCAAAAACCTGTCATGATCATGACCTGCTCACATAGCAACCTATTTTGCTTAGTATTTTGGAAGGGTTTTTTGTAATATGTCTGAAAATGTAAGTTGTGCTTGAAACTGATGGAATGAATGGAGATGGAAAGAGCTACCTGGCATAAACTTTTATTGCTTTTCAATAAGGCTATACAATGTTTTAAAGTTCTACGCTGGACTACAATTTTCTTGAAGACTGTCTTGGATGGGTTTGactgactggtgtgtatgtgtgtgtgtatatatagaatatatatgtatataataatttgtatttaattattatatatatagtggggcaaaaaagtatttagtcagtcagcaatagtgcaagttccaccacttaaaaagatgagaggcgtctgtaatttacatcataggtagacctcaactatgggagacaaactgagaaaaaaaaatccagaaaatcacattgtctgtttttttatcattttatttgcattttatggtggaaaataagtatttggtcagaaacaaaatttcatctcaatactttgtaatatatcctttgttggcaatgacagaggtcaaacgttttctgtaagtcttcacaaggttgccacacactgttgttggtatgttggcccattcttccatgcagatctcctctagagcagtgatgtttttggcttttcgcttggcaacacggactttcaactccctccaaaggttttctatagggttgagatctggagactggctaggccactccaggaccttgaaatgcttcttatgaagccactccttcgttgccctggcggtgtgctttggatcattgtcatgttgaaagacccagccacgtttcatcttcaatgcccttgttgatggaaggaggtttgcactcaaaatctcacgatacatggccccattcattctttcatgtacccggatcagtcgtcctggcccctttgcagagaaacagccccaaagcatgatgtttccaccaccatgcattacagtaggtatggtgtttgatggatgcaactcagtattctttttcctccaaacacgacaagttgtgtttctaccaaacagttccagtttggtttcatcagaccataggacattctcccaaaactcctctggatcatccaaatgctctctagcaaacttcagacgggcccggacatgtactggcttaagcagtgggacacgtctggcactgcaggatctgagtccatggtggcgtagtgtgttacttatggtaggccttgttacattggtcccagctctctgcagttcattcactaggtccccccgcgtggttctgggatttttgctcacagttcttgtgatcattctgaccccacggggtgggattttgcgtggagccccagatcgagggagattatcagtggtcttgaatgtcttccattttctaattattgctcccactgttgatttcttcactccaagctggttggctattgctgattcagtcttcccagtggagggctacaattttgtttctggtgtcctttgacagctctttggtcttcaccatagtggagtttggagtcagactgtttgagggtgtgcacaggtgtctttttatactgataacaagtttaaacaggtgccattattacaggtaatgagtggaggaaagaggagactcttaaagaaggttacaggtctgtgagagccagaaatcttgattgtttgtttctgacccaatacttattttccaccagaatatgcaaataaaatgataaaaaaacagacaatgtgattttctggatttttttgtctcagtttgtctcccatagttgaggtctacctatgatgtaaattacagacgcctctcatctttttaagtggtggaacttgcactattgctgaatgactaaatacttttttgccccactgtatatactcctTTAAAATTTGCTTAACGTTTTATATAGTGTAATCtatttttttttgcctttatttAACAAAAGAGATTGGAGTTTTTTCAGATGTTgcatacaattaaaaaaatatatattgtggtACTATATTAGCCAGAAAAATCTAAGAATGGTACATTTTTATTAACTAACTAGAAAGAATATATATTTGCAAGCAGTGGTGTATCTAGAGTCCTATAGGCCCCACTGCAAAGTTTGGCCCATTCCTGgtgaatacagttgtgtgaaaaagtgtttgcaacttcctgatttcctattctttttcaggtttgtcacatttaaatgtttcacatcatcaaacatatttaaatattagccaaagataacacaagtaatcacaaaatgcagcttttaaatgaaggactttattattaagggaaaaagaaatccaaatataCAAGCCCCTGTGTGaacagtgattgccccctaaacctaataattggTTGGCCACCCTTAACAGCAACAACTCCAATCAAGCGTTTGCAATAACTGTCAATGagtttttacaacgctctggaggaattttgtcccactcctctttgcagaattgctgtaattcagctacattggagggtttccgagcatcaaccgcctttttaaggtcatgccacagcatctcaatcggattaagattgggactttgactaggccactctaaagtcttaattttgtttttcttaagccattcagaggtggacttgctggtgtgttttggatcattgtcttgctgcataacccaagtacacttcagcttgaggtcacaaacagatggctttACATTTTCCTTTAGgactttttggtagacagcagaattcatggttccatttaccactagAAGTGttccagtgtcatgtcggacgctgttcagaccaggtcgtccgacagacagcggtaattccgcttttgtccactatgcactcactggcgtcggctagattttatctagctggtccggggttaatttacctggtgatcggattggaagctgggccatgcccactgcctttaaatagttttcctgaacattgggcgtcgccgattatagcttctgtcttgtgcgttgttatcttggtctggagtggtgagctagtagttggagtatcgttgctggtggagtatttctctttgtcttatttactccttcctatatttgtatttattttgtcctgcgcatttatagtgtattcctgagtgactgcggcgtggtgtatattttccgttatccctgtctgtgctaactgtgggtattggtgtattatcttttcactgggtggtgggcggtggtttcagcctagggttgaaacaggagacagggcgagggtcgaggcctagacatgcacaccatcagtgtaaactctaggtagagggtcagtcaggatttccctagtctgagggaaattgcaggggcccgggttattagctcttgcccacctagtcttcccatgACATCCAGGTCATGAACCAGCAAAACAGCCCAGacaatcacactaccaccaccaccatattttactgttggtataatgttccttttctgaaatgctgtgttacttctacacaaGATGTAATGGCATATAcactttccaaaaagttcaactttattttctcagtccacagagtattctcccaaaagtcttgaga is a window of Ranitomeya variabilis isolate aRanVar5 chromosome 2, aRanVar5.hap1, whole genome shotgun sequence DNA encoding:
- the LOC143809658 gene encoding 4-galactosyl-N-acetylglucosaminide 3-alpha-L-fucosyltransferase FUT5-like, whose translation is MKKSHHKQVLTCGCLLLLVLFIILWISKNLSTITQRKEIYPVFIQRTSKDNVDKTQLLILVWTWPFGELFPLDTCQSIYGISGCTLTADRKMLSQADAVIIHHFDIMHNKDLPQGSRPGYQRWIWFNIEPPIITENLKMLDNLINLTMTYREDSDIFLPYGFLKPLKEPQAFKIPSKSKLVSWVVSKWYPSNKRTSYYEELKNYIQIDVYGKEHKELSWDNFYSTISQYKFYLAFENSDHKDYITEKLWINSFNVGVVPVVLGASRKNYERFIPPDSFIHVDDFHSPKELALFLLELDKDDLRYEQYFKWKSKYGLVVEQGWDNYYCKACRELQEKPGYKVIPSVEKWFFS